CTGGCAGCGGCCTGCTGCAAGCGGGGGAACCGGGCGTGCAGCTCACCTGGATGGACGTGAAGATCGCGGACTGGGTGGTCACGCCGCGTCACGGCCTGCCGGTCGAGGTGCAGGGGCTGTGGCTGGCGGCGCTGGGGGCCGAGGAGCGGCTCTCGGCCCTGAGCGGCCAGCCGGCCGAGTTCGCGGACCTGCACGCGCGGGCGCAGGCGGGCTTCGCGGCCTTCTGGCAGCCGGACGGGGAGGGAATGGGCGCCTGGGCGGACGTGCTCGCGCCGGACGGCGAGCCGGACCTCAGCGTGCGGCCGAACGCGGCGCTGGCACTGGCGCTGCCCGACACGCCCGCCTCCCCCGCACAGGTGGAGGCGCTGGTGCGGACCACCGAGGCCCAGCTCCTGACCCCAGTCGGCCTGCATACCCTCAGCCCGCTCGACCCGCGCTACCGGGGCGATTACGGCGGGCCGCAGGTTCTGCGCGACGCGGCCTACCACCAGGGCACCGTCTGGCCCTGGCCGCTGGGCGCCCACGTGGAGCTGCTGCTCCGGCGCGGCGAGGTGACGCGGGCGCGGGCGGCGCTGGGCGGCTTGACCGGGCACCTCTGGGAAGCCGGGCTGGGCCACGTCAGCGAGGTTTTCGCGGGAGCCAGCCTGCGCCCCGGCGGCTGCCCCTTTCAGGCCTGGAGCGTGGCGGAACTGCTGCGGGCACATGTATTGGTGGGCCGCGCCGAGGCGGGGAGGCGCCCCTAATCCCGGCCGAAACCGCGTGTGGGCGCGGCCGGGGGTGCCCTAGATCGTGACACTTATTTCTTGACGTTGTGGGAACAGCAGGGCTAGAGTTCGTGTCATGGGGACACTTGCTCTGCCGCCGCAGGCCACCCAGGTCGGCCTGGCGGTGGACATCGCCGCCTTTGCCATGCATGGGGGGGAACTCCAGGTGCTGCTGGTCCAGCGCGCCGAGCTGCCGCACGCCCGCGACTGGGCACTGCCCGGCGGCTTCGTGCAGCCGGGCGAGGCGCTGCACGAGGCGGCGCTGCGCGAGCTGCGCACCGAGACCACGGTGGAACTCGAACCCCGGCACCTCGAGCAGTTCTATACCTTCGGGGACCCCCGCCGCGATCCCCGGGGCCGCATCGTGTCGGTGGCGCATCTGGCGGTGCTGGGGCACGGCACGGTGCGGGTCGCGGGCGGCGGGCACACCCTGGGCGCGGCGTGGTTTCCGGCCCACCGCCCGCCGGGGCTGGCCTTTGACCACGCGCTGATCCTGGCCCGCGCGCTGGGACGCTTGCAGGTGCGGCTGGAATACGCCAACCTCGCCCTGGAATTCCTGCCCGAGACCTTTACTCTCCCCGAGCTGCAAAAAGTCTACGAGGCGATCCTGAACCGCCCGCTGGACAAGCGCAACTTTCGCAAACGCCTGCTGGCCCAGGGGCTGCTGGTCGCCAGCGGCGAGCGCCGCAGCGGGGTGGGGCGGCCCGCCCAGCTCTACCGCCGGGCCAAGGGGGCGAAGGCGGCCACGCTGTAGGGGGGAGGCCGGGGCCTCCGCGTTCCGGCCCCCACGTTCACCCGGGCGGCCCCCCGGTAGAATGGCCGGGCTATGGACATGAAAAAGCTCATGAAGCAGATGCAGCAGGCCCAGGCGGCGGCGGGCAAGATTCAGGAGAACCTCGCCGCGCAGACGGTCGAGGGCACGGCGAGCGGGCTGGTCACGGTCACCATGAACGGGCACGGCAAGGTCATGGGCCTCAAGATCCAGCCGGAGGCCGTGGACCCCAGCGACGTGGAAGCGCTGGAAGACCTGCTGCTGGTCGCCCTTCAGGACGCCTCGGCCAAGGCCGACGCCCTCCAGCAGGAGGCGACGCGCGGGCTGGGACTGCCCGGCTTCTGATGGCCAGGCGGTCAGCAGGAAGTGGGCCGTGGACCGCCGTTGAAAGAGGCCGGGCATGAAGTATCCGCCCAGCTTGGTCGCCCTGATCCGGGAGCTGTCGCGGCTGCCGGGCATCGGACCGAAAAGTGCGCAGCGGCTGGCCTTTCACCTGTTTGAGCAGCCGCGTGAGGACATCGAGCGGCTCTCTGCGGCGCTCTTGGCGGCCAAGCGCGACCTGCACACCTGCCCGGTGTGCTTCAACATCACCGACGCCGACCGCTGCGACGTGTGCAGCGACCCCTCGCGCGACCAGGGGGTCATCTGCGTGGTCGAGGAACCCGGCGACGTGATCGCCATCGAGCGCAGCGGCGAATACCGGGGGCTGTATCACGTGCTGCACGGGGTCCTGAGTCCGATGAACGGGGTCGGCCCCGAGCGGCTGCATATCCGCCCGCTGCTGCCGCGCGTGCAGCAGGGGATGGAGGTGATCCTGGCGACCGGCACGACCGTCGAGGGCGACGCGACCGCGCTCTACCTCCAGCGGCTGCTCGAACCGCTGGGCGCCGTGGTGAGCCGCATCGCCTACGGGCTGCCGGTGGGCGGCGCGCTGGAGTACGCCGACGAGGTCACGCTGGGCCGCGCACTGAGCGGACGGCGCCGGGTCAGCGAGGGCACGCCCGCCCCCCGCCTGGGCGAGGACGACCTGGACGGCGCGGCCCCGCTGGCGGCTCCCCACTGAAGTCTCCCTCCCCCCCCCG
The sequence above is a segment of the Deinococcus budaensis genome. Coding sequences within it:
- a CDS encoding NUDIX hydrolase; translated protein: MGTLALPPQATQVGLAVDIAAFAMHGGELQVLLVQRAELPHARDWALPGGFVQPGEALHEAALRELRTETTVELEPRHLEQFYTFGDPRRDPRGRIVSVAHLAVLGHGTVRVAGGGHTLGAAWFPAHRPPGLAFDHALILARALGRLQVRLEYANLALEFLPETFTLPELQKVYEAILNRPLDKRNFRKRLLAQGLLVASGERRSGVGRPAQLYRRAKGAKAATL
- a CDS encoding YbaB/EbfC family nucleoid-associated protein, giving the protein MDMKKLMKQMQQAQAAAGKIQENLAAQTVEGTASGLVTVTMNGHGKVMGLKIQPEAVDPSDVEALEDLLLVALQDASAKADALQQEATRGLGLPGF
- the recR gene encoding recombination mediator RecR, yielding MKYPPSLVALIRELSRLPGIGPKSAQRLAFHLFEQPREDIERLSAALLAAKRDLHTCPVCFNITDADRCDVCSDPSRDQGVICVVEEPGDVIAIERSGEYRGLYHVLHGVLSPMNGVGPERLHIRPLLPRVQQGMEVILATGTTVEGDATALYLQRLLEPLGAVVSRIAYGLPVGGALEYADEVTLGRALSGRRRVSEGTPAPRLGEDDLDGAAPLAAPH